In Actinobacillus indolicus, a single genomic region encodes these proteins:
- a CDS encoding DUF1007 family protein, whose translation MLKRFFIGTISLLLSFSVFAHPHSFLDMKNKVLIQQDKLEGFELHWTLDEITSAELIYEINSSSDKKQATDKILKELDESAVSTHYFSELYNQQNEPIKFKAKPHNSSVEIQHNRIIYHFTLLLAEPKAVKGQSFRFFTFEPSYYLAMNYEKASDVSSTEQNLCKVEMIEPTVNQSLRLYASKLDKNETPDMPAERGLSLGAQFAQKVSIVCQ comes from the coding sequence ATGCTTAAGCGTTTTTTTATCGGCACTATTTCGTTATTACTCTCTTTTTCTGTATTTGCCCACCCACATTCTTTTCTTGATATGAAAAATAAAGTGTTAATTCAACAAGATAAGCTGGAGGGCTTTGAGTTACATTGGACGCTTGATGAAATTACTTCGGCGGAACTGATCTATGAGATCAATAGCAGTAGCGATAAAAAGCAAGCGACAGATAAAATCTTAAAAGAGCTAGATGAATCTGCGGTAAGTACCCATTATTTTAGCGAACTTTATAATCAGCAAAATGAGCCGATTAAGTTTAAAGCCAAACCGCATAACTCGTCCGTTGAAATTCAACATAATCGCATTATTTACCACTTTACTTTGCTACTGGCTGAACCTAAAGCGGTAAAAGGGCAATCATTCCGCTTTTTTACCTTTGAGCCAAGTTACTATTTAGCGATGAATTACGAAAAAGCGAGTGATGTCAGTAGCACCGAGCAAAATCTTTGTAAAGTCGAGATGATTGAGCCGACGGTAAATCAATCTTTGCGGTTGTATGCGTCGAAATTAGATAAAAATGAAACCCCTGATATGCCTGCAGAACGTGGCTTGTCTTTAGGCGCACAGTTTGCTCAGAAGGTGAGTATTGTATGTCAATAA
- a CDS encoding metallophosphoesterase family protein, with amino-acid sequence MQKIFFTSDLHFHHQNIMKFSPTFRAFSSVDEMNETLITYWNETVSSQDVVYNLGDLSFSPKFDKIISILDRLNGEHHFILGNHDPLIEEKRELLLTQKKADGHPLLSSIQDYKRIKLSNGKMAMLFHYPIFEWQDCHKGAYMLHGHIHDRVAHVAGKILNVGFDLHGKFLTEEDIEYYLSDLPKKNHFGGSENEYQTVSDLIQNQRDLKAYLHPSNRKLY; translated from the coding sequence ATGCAAAAAATATTTTTTACTTCTGATCTCCATTTTCATCATCAAAATATTATGAAATTTAGCCCTACTTTTCGGGCGTTTTCTTCCGTTGATGAAATGAATGAAACATTAATTACTTATTGGAATGAAACTGTATCTTCTCAGGATGTTGTGTATAACTTGGGTGATCTGAGTTTTAGTCCGAAGTTCGATAAAATTATCTCGATATTAGACCGCTTGAATGGTGAACATCATTTTATTTTGGGTAATCATGATCCGTTAATTGAAGAAAAGCGTGAGCTATTATTAACACAGAAAAAGGCTGATGGGCATCCGCTTTTATCCAGTATTCAGGATTATAAGCGAATAAAATTATCTAACGGCAAAATGGCAATGTTATTTCATTATCCGATTTTTGAGTGGCAAGATTGCCATAAAGGGGCTTATATGCTACATGGGCATATTCATGATCGAGTTGCTCATGTGGCAGGTAAAATTCTCAATGTGGGTTTTGATTTACATGGGAAATTTTTAACCGAAGAAGATATTGAATATTATCTCTCTGATTTGCCAAAGAAAAATCATTTTGGCGGTTCGGAAAATGAATATCAAACGGTCAGTGATTTAATCCAAAATCAACGGGATTTGAAAGCCTATTTACATCCGTCTAATCGGAAATTGTACTAA
- a CDS encoding nickel/cobalt transporter: protein MSIKAKYWVGIAVGLVALFAIYQAYPYLLFQVSEWQREFNFALSGALNRLNENQQQAGLTLMAVSFIYGVFHAVGPGHGKFILTSYLSFEQTKLPQAVKITLLSALVQGLVAIGLVTIIVVIFTLSRSYFNVALKWVERGSFAVMVLFGVYFCYQACKAFFFQTKPKSFTIKKLQKNSEKSPLVMTPVHQHDEHCGCGHKHLPSSSEIATATDWKSTLMLIFSIGLRPCSGAILVLFLAYTLDLYLWGVASALLMAVGTGVTLSLFAWIVLFAREKAVKMGCWYLSISTNKQISYFGKLLVGVVLIIFGITLFHSSLLDTSQNLLFKR, encoded by the coding sequence ATGTCAATAAAGGCAAAATATTGGGTTGGGATAGCGGTCGGATTGGTGGCACTTTTTGCGATTTATCAGGCTTATCCCTATCTCTTATTTCAAGTCAGCGAGTGGCAGAGGGAATTTAATTTTGCCCTTTCGGGAGCGTTAAATCGTCTGAACGAAAACCAGCAACAGGCAGGACTGACCTTAATGGCGGTGAGCTTTATCTATGGCGTGTTTCACGCCGTTGGTCCAGGTCACGGTAAGTTTATTCTGACCAGCTATCTCTCTTTTGAACAAACCAAACTGCCACAAGCGGTGAAAATCACGTTGTTGTCTGCGTTAGTGCAAGGCTTGGTGGCGATTGGGTTAGTGACTATCATTGTGGTGATTTTTACCCTTTCTCGTAGCTATTTTAATGTGGCGTTAAAATGGGTTGAGCGAGGTAGTTTTGCGGTGATGGTGTTGTTTGGCGTTTATTTTTGTTATCAAGCATGTAAAGCATTCTTTTTCCAAACGAAGCCAAAAAGTTTTACCATTAAAAAATTGCAAAAAAATAGCGAAAAGTCACCGCTTGTTATGACTCCAGTTCATCAACATGATGAACATTGTGGCTGTGGTCATAAACATTTGCCAAGTTCGTCCGAAATAGCAACCGCAACGGATTGGAAAAGTACGCTGATGTTGATTTTTAGCATTGGCTTACGCCCGTGTTCAGGGGCGATTTTAGTGTTGTTTTTAGCTTATACCTTGGATTTGTACCTGTGGGGTGTGGCTTCGGCGTTATTAATGGCAGTAGGAACGGGAGTAACCCTTTCTCTATTTGCTTGGATTGTGCTATTTGCTCGTGAAAAAGCGGTCAAAATGGGGTGTTGGTATCTCTCTATTTCTACTAATAAACAAATATCGTATTTCGGAAAACTGTTGGTCGGAGTTGTTTTGATTATCTTCGGAATTACCTTATTTCACAGTAGTTTACTGGATACTAGCCAAAATTTGTTATTTAAACGTTAG
- a CDS encoding alanine/glycine:cation symporter family protein yields MESIVSLFESVLKWIVDTIDGPLWDITVLTLLGVGLFFTITTGLVQLRLLPRSMREMWSGRASEGDSLTPFQAFATGLASRVGVGNIGGVATAIALGGPGAVFWMWITALIGMSSAFAESSLAQAFKVRDPNGMFRGGPAYYIKRGLKASWLAIAFAITLIFTFGFAFNAVQANSIVEATRNAWEWDPHYVGIVLVIVTAAIIFGGVKRIGQVSAKVVPMMALFYLIMAVIILGMNIERVPEVLNKIITSAFDFSAMAGGIFGSLFSQAMLMGIKRGLFSNEAGMGSAPNSAATSDAKHPASQGLIQMLGVFVDTIVVCTCTAIIILMSNDYGSESLRGVSLTQKALEFHVGEFGLHFLAFILLLFCYTSIIGNYAYAESNIRYIRNKPSFVLAFRLIVLFFVYFGAVRDGGIVWAFADTVMASMAMINLVSIVLLAPIVWVILKDYQKQIKAGVEQPVFKIEDHPELIRRGVDPLIWKSKE; encoded by the coding sequence ATGGAAAGCATTGTTTCATTGTTCGAAAGCGTTCTTAAGTGGATTGTTGATACCATCGATGGTCCACTTTGGGATATTACAGTTCTTACCCTTTTAGGTGTCGGTTTATTCTTTACCATTACCACAGGTTTAGTCCAATTACGTTTATTACCGCGTAGTATGCGTGAAATGTGGTCTGGCCGTGCGTCAGAAGGGGATTCTTTAACACCATTCCAAGCCTTTGCAACAGGCTTAGCAAGCCGTGTGGGCGTGGGTAACATTGGTGGTGTGGCTACGGCTATCGCATTAGGCGGACCAGGTGCGGTGTTCTGGATGTGGATCACAGCGTTAATTGGTATGAGTAGTGCATTTGCAGAGTCATCATTAGCACAAGCATTTAAAGTTCGCGATCCAAACGGTATGTTCCGTGGCGGTCCTGCTTATTATATTAAGCGTGGTTTAAAAGCCTCTTGGCTTGCGATTGCGTTTGCGATTACTTTAATTTTTACCTTCGGTTTTGCATTCAATGCGGTTCAAGCAAACTCTATCGTTGAAGCAACGCGTAATGCGTGGGAATGGGATCCGCATTATGTTGGAATTGTGTTAGTGATTGTGACTGCGGCGATTATCTTTGGTGGGGTTAAACGTATCGGTCAGGTTTCAGCGAAAGTTGTGCCGATGATGGCATTATTCTACTTAATTATGGCGGTGATCATTTTAGGGATGAATATTGAGCGAGTGCCTGAAGTCTTAAATAAAATTATTACAAGTGCATTTGACTTTTCTGCAATGGCAGGCGGTATCTTTGGTTCATTATTCTCTCAAGCGATGTTAATGGGGATTAAACGCGGTTTATTCTCAAATGAAGCAGGTATGGGTTCTGCACCAAACTCAGCGGCAACGTCAGATGCAAAACACCCTGCAAGCCAAGGCTTAATTCAAATGTTAGGTGTATTTGTGGATACTATTGTTGTTTGTACTTGTACTGCGATTATCATCTTGATGTCTAATGATTATGGTAGCGAATCTTTACGTGGTGTCTCTTTAACCCAAAAAGCGTTAGAGTTCCATGTAGGTGAGTTTGGCTTACACTTCTTAGCCTTTATTTTATTGTTATTCTGCTACACTTCAATTATCGGTAACTATGCTTATGCAGAAAGCAATATTCGCTATATCCGTAACAAACCAAGTTTCGTATTAGCATTCCGTTTAATCGTGTTATTTTTCGTTTACTTCGGTGCAGTGCGTGATGGCGGTATTGTATGGGCATTTGCAGATACCGTAATGGCATCCATGGCGATGATCAACTTAGTGTCTATCGTTCTATTGGCACCGATTGTTTGGGTTATCTTAAAAGACTACCAAAAACAAATTAAAGCAGGTGTAGAGCAACCTGTATTCAAAATTGAAGATCACCCAGAGCTTATTCGCCGTGGTGTTGATCCATTAATTTGGAAATCAAAAGAGTAA
- a CDS encoding RNA ligase, translating to MQKLIIIRGHSGSGKSTFAQQKISEFKAEYPDAYVYHIENDKYLIKDGQYYWTPFHFKQAKQQAEQELKEAFQFAKNHQDVDVLIVISNVGAKANVIRGFINKAQKQDMQSEVYRMQNFFPNVHNVDKIQVYSMFIEICQRPIAEEILVPAVQSMTEEDKGVIDKMRAFSAKNLPKNEQYNSYVTLDYLQFMRSKKTFTAKVSRLYPELTVLKYSRETFYNNQWDLALLEMRGLVMDAYGHLIVRPFKKCFNYSERKERNSKFPLRLGDDAQVKAVVKVNGFLGCCTYVELPADHPSYQAEFDRKVIFSTTGSLDSDFAKLVEKHCAKHELLFKAYPNKTFLFEVCDESDPHIIKETLGETLIGCVDVKTGEQYSEQWLDEIALQYQLKRPLTLPTMTFAELKAELSKVKHEGFMVFSSEDELLFKLKSPYYLISKLLGRSSEENLAGRLDKRKVSEEYFPLIEHIQENKTMFNALDEQQKIQYVQDFLAHI from the coding sequence ATGCAAAAACTCATAATCATTAGAGGTCATTCAGGTTCTGGGAAATCGACTTTTGCTCAACAAAAAATCAGTGAATTTAAAGCGGAATATCCGGATGCTTATGTTTATCACATTGAAAATGATAAATATCTTATTAAAGATGGGCAGTATTATTGGACACCTTTTCATTTTAAACAGGCAAAACAACAGGCTGAACAAGAGCTTAAAGAGGCATTTCAGTTTGCCAAAAATCATCAAGATGTGGATGTGCTTATTGTGATTAGCAATGTGGGGGCAAAAGCGAATGTTATTCGTGGTTTTATTAATAAAGCCCAAAAGCAAGATATGCAAAGCGAAGTGTATCGAATGCAGAATTTTTTCCCGAATGTGCATAATGTGGATAAAATCCAAGTTTATTCTATGTTCATTGAAATTTGTCAGCGTCCTATCGCAGAAGAGATTTTAGTGCCTGCTGTTCAGTCGATGACGGAAGAAGATAAAGGTGTTATTGATAAAATGCGTGCCTTTTCAGCGAAAAATTTGCCTAAAAATGAGCAATACAATAGCTATGTCACGTTAGATTATTTGCAATTTATGCGTTCAAAGAAAACATTTACCGCCAAAGTATCTCGCTTATATCCTGAATTGACGGTGCTTAAATATAGTCGTGAAACCTTTTATAACAATCAATGGGATTTAGCGTTGTTAGAGATGCGTGGCTTGGTGATGGATGCTTATGGCCATCTTATTGTGCGTCCGTTTAAAAAATGTTTTAACTATTCAGAACGAAAAGAGCGGAACAGTAAATTTCCTTTGCGTTTGGGTGATGATGCTCAAGTGAAAGCGGTGGTTAAGGTCAATGGTTTTTTAGGTTGTTGTACTTACGTGGAATTGCCTGCAGATCATCCGAGCTATCAAGCAGAGTTTGATCGAAAAGTGATTTTTTCGACAACAGGCAGTTTAGATAGTGACTTTGCGAAATTAGTTGAAAAACATTGTGCTAAACATGAGCTTTTATTTAAAGCCTATCCAAATAAAACGTTTTTATTTGAAGTTTGTGATGAAAGTGATCCGCATATTATTAAAGAAACCTTGGGGGAAACGTTAATTGGCTGTGTTGATGTGAAAACGGGTGAACAATATAGTGAGCAATGGTTAGATGAAATTGCGTTGCAGTACCAACTTAAACGTCCATTAACATTGCCAACGATGACCTTTGCTGAGTTAAAAGCTGAGTTGTCTAAGGTTAAGCATGAAGGGTTTATGGTATTTTCCAGCGAAGATGAGTTGCTTTTTAAACTCAAATCTCCCTACTACTTAATTTCTAAATTATTAGGGCGAAGTTCTGAAGAAAACCTTGCCGGTCGGTTGGATAAACGTAAAGTCAGTGAGGAGTATTTTCCATTAATTGAGCATATTCAGGAAAATAAAACGATGTTTAACGCCTTAGACGAACAGCAAAAAATTCAATATGTACAAGACTTTCTTGCTCATATTTGA